From one Mytilus galloprovincialis chromosome 13, xbMytGall1.hap1.1, whole genome shotgun sequence genomic stretch:
- the LOC143056273 gene encoding G-protein coupled receptor 157-like gives MLKMNKTDFSDKELTISAGITVASSLLSIIGGLLIIWSYSRITETQNRVRDLLVALTIADICIAFGNGVGGVQFYYLDSKQSLSSNAVCVGQSFITTSFSISSFLWILSIAMYLFRCVWIQEDPLLTRKTMKLIHVIVWGIPGVITLTAYLYDKLGNGTYSINGVWCWLKVPVDTKWGLFWMLVTGKGWEVITYVVIAILYIMMKIKTYRQGRRFNRNVLQWNQISNELRREDEIYCISCLIIYCLRMWGIIRLVLGLVRTDIPFNNYCYDHVIKQALLFLHSYGDSAQAFWNFILFCLCDKTVRTHVKLAFCRRKLNRLGENIKQNNERTSFF, from the exons atgttaaagatgaACAAAACAGATTTCTCTGATAAAGAACTAACTATTTCTGCTGGAATAACAGTTGCAAGTTCACTTCTTTCTATCATTGGCGGTTTATTGATAATATGGTCATATTCGAGAATCACAGAAACTCAAAATCGAGTCAGAGATTTATTGGTTGCTCTGACAATAGCTGACATTTGCATTGCATTTGGAAATGGCGTGGGAGGTGTACAGTTTTATTACTTGGATTCAAAACAGTCTCTTTCAAGTAATGCTGTGTGTGTTGGACAAAGTTTTATTACCACTTCTTTCAGTATCTCCTCATTTCTGTGGATTCTATCAATAGCGATGTATCTTTTTCGATGTGTTTGGATACAGGAAGACCCGCTTTTAACCAGAAAAACAATGAAACTCATTCATGTTATTGTATGGGGAATACCAG GTGTAATTACATTAACAGCATATTTATATGACAAGCTTGGTAATGGTACTTACTCCATAAATGGCGTATGGTGTTGGTTAAAGGTTCCAGTAGATACAAAATGGGGATTATTCTGGATGCTTGTGACGGGCAAAGGATGGGAAGTCATCACATATGTTGTAATTGCAATTTTGTatataatgatgaaaataaaaacatatagacAA GGAAGACGGTTTAATAGGAACGTTCTTCAGTGGAACCAAATCAGTAATGAACTGAGACGAGAAGATGAAATATACTGTATCAGCTGTCTTATCATTTACTGTCTACGCATGTGGGGGATTATACGATTGGTTCTAGGATTGGTTAGAACCGATATACCATTTAATAACTACTGTTATGACCATGTCATAAAACAAGCTTTATTATTTCTACATTCATATGGAGACAGTGCGCAGGCATTTTGGAATTTTATTCTTTTCTGTTTATGTGACAAAACCGTTCGTACACATGTAAAATTAGCTTTTTGTAGAAGGAAATTAAACAGGTTGGgtgaaaacataaaacaaaataatgagaGAACTTCGTTTTTCTAA